DNA from Geobacillus vulcani PSS1:
CAGCGGCATGTTGTCCAAAAAAAAAAACGGATTCGATAAGGTTTCTTTCGGTGAAAAATAGTGGAGTCTGGCCGTATGTTGCCCAACATGCCCCGCTTTCTAGAAGGCTGGTGATTTCATCGTGGATACGGCTTTACAATGTCATTTCTCAACTAGAAAAACCTTGTTGCATCGGTCCTGCTTTTCACTCATTCTCCGATTAATGAAGGGAATCCGCGGTTTTTCACCAGCCTTCTAGGGGAGCGAATGGTGAACTTCGCCCATAGCGCGACGCAAACGTCATGTTTTCTCATCACGAATTCTTCGTTTTGCATCGTTTCGTCCCATCACTGTTGAGTTTTGCTCATTTTCTAGCGGAAGGAGGAAGAGAAGTGAAGGAACATACGCTGTTGTGGGAACAGGTCAAAGCCAAGCTCGCGCAAAAATTGTCTGGCGCCTCTTTTGATGCTTGGTTCGCATCGACGTCTGCGACGGTGGATGAAGACTGGCTGATTATCGAATGTGTGAACGAGATTCAATGTGAATGGCTGCAAATCAGATACGGCGAACTGATCGGCGAGACGGTGCGCGAGGTGTTTGGCCGCGAGATGCGCATTTTCGTGTCCGTCTGCGGCGAGCGGCAGCAAATCGAGAAGCGGCTTGAACAGCGGCACGGCGTTCCCATGACCTTTCGCCAATATATGACCCGGCTTGAGCAGCAAGTGGATGAGCTTGAGCGGCGCATTGACCACTATGCGCGAATCATTGATGAGCTGTTCGCGTCCCGCCCGATCCACTGATGATCCCCTATGAGCAACCTCCAACGAGAAGCGGCCTTCGCATGATCGAGCGGAAGCCGCTTTTTTGTGCGCATTTTCATGTAATAAAAAGTCACTTTATTATGATACATCCGTATATTGATCTGATTTTTTATGCCATTATTCATTTTTAATGTTAAAAATATGTTATATAAGTTTACAAATAAAATGCATACTTCGTTTTTTACGTGATATGATGTGCACAACCAAGGCAAAGGAGGAACATGATGATGCCGCAAACAAGAGCGATCGGGCTGTGGGAGTTGATGGTGATGGTGATCCGGCTATGGCTGCACCGTTGACAGCGAAATTGCGTAACATCGAACGAAGGCGGAGGGATGACGACATGAAACGAAAATTAGTGTTAGTCGGCAACGGCATGGCGGGAGTTCGTTGCATCGAGGAGATTTTAAAACTCAATCGTGAGGCGTTTGAGATTACGATTTTTGGCAGCGAGCCGCATCCGAACTATAACCGGATTTTGTTGTCCAAGGTGTTGCAAGGGGATACGTCCATTGATGAGATTACCTTGAACAGTTGGGAATGGTACGAACAAAACGGCATTCGACTGTTTGCTGGCGAAACGGTGACGGACATTGATCACGAAGAGCAGCTCGTCCGGACCGACCGCGGGCGGGTAGTCGAATACGATGAATTGATTTTAGCTACGGGCTCGAACCCGTTTATCTTGCCGGTGCCGGGGGCGGATTTGCCTGGGGTGACGGCGTTTCGCGATATCCAAGATTGCGAGCGGATGATCGAATATGCGAAGACGTACAAAAAAGCGGCGGTCATCGGCGGGGGGTTGCTTGGTTTAGAGGCCGCGCGCGGCCTGCTTAACTTAGGGATGGACGTCGATGTCATCCATATCTTCGATTATTTAATGGAGCGTCAGCTTGATCCGACCGCTTCGAAGCTGTTGCAGCGGGAACTCGAGAAACAAGGGATGAACTTTTTGCTTCGCAAAGAGACGGCCGAATTGTTCGGCAACGGCCGCGTGGAAGGAGTGCGATTTAAGGACGGTACGTCCATTGCCGCTGACTTGGTGGTGATGGCGGTCGGCATTCGTCCGAATGTTGATTTAGCGCGGAGAAGCGGAATCGCGGTGAATCGAGGGATTATCGTCAACGATTATTTAGAAACGAATGTGCCGCACATTTACGCGGTCGGTGAATGCGCGGAACATCGCGGTGTTGTTTATGGGCTCGTCGCTCCGCTTTATGAGCAGGGGAAAGTGCTGGCACAAGTGATTTGCGGCCGAAAAGGAAAGTCGTACGAAGGGTCGGTTGTCTCGACTCAACTGAAAGTGTCAGGCGTCGATGTGTTCTCAGCCGGCGAGTTTATGGACGGTGAGGGCACGGAATCGATCAAGTTGTATGATGAAGCGCGCTCGGTGTACAAGAAAGTCGTCGTTCGCGAAGGGAAAATCGTTGGCGCCGTGCTGTTTGGCGATACGAGCGAAGGAAGAAAACTATTGGATATGATCCAGCGCGGTGATTCGCTTGAGGCGCTTTCTCTTTCGTTATTGGCGCCAGCTTCATCGGGAGGAAAAGAAAGCCTTGTGGCGACGATGGCGGATACCGATGTCGTCTGTGGCTGCAACGGGGTGACAAAAGGTGCGATTTGTCAGGCGATTGCCGAACACGGGCTCAAGACGGTCGCTGAGGTGCGCGACTATACGAACGCGTCCCGCTCATGCGGCGGGTGTAAAGGGCTTGTCGCCGAACTGCTTGAGCATATGCTCGGTGAAGAAGTGAATCGGTATACGGTGAAAGAAACGATCTGCGGCTGCACGAACTTAAGCCGTGAGGAAGTGATTGCAGCGATCAAAGAAAAACGGCTGATGACGGTCAAAGAAGTCATGAGCGTATTGGGATGGAAAAAAGAAGAAGGTTGTTCCAAATGCCGTCCGGCGCTCAATTATTACTTAGGCATGTTGTATCCGGGTGAGTACGACGAAGAAGTGGAATCGTTGTTTGTCAATGAGCGGCTGCATGCCAACATCCAGG
Protein-coding regions in this window:
- a CDS encoding DnaA N-terminal domain-containing protein, which produces MKEHTLLWEQVKAKLAQKLSGASFDAWFASTSATVDEDWLIIECVNEIQCEWLQIRYGELIGETVREVFGREMRIFVSVCGERQQIEKRLEQRHGVPMTFRQYMTRLEQQVDELERRIDHYARIIDELFASRPIH
- the nirB gene encoding nitrite reductase large subunit NirB, giving the protein MKRKLVLVGNGMAGVRCIEEILKLNREAFEITIFGSEPHPNYNRILLSKVLQGDTSIDEITLNSWEWYEQNGIRLFAGETVTDIDHEEQLVRTDRGRVVEYDELILATGSNPFILPVPGADLPGVTAFRDIQDCERMIEYAKTYKKAAVIGGGLLGLEAARGLLNLGMDVDVIHIFDYLMERQLDPTASKLLQRELEKQGMNFLLRKETAELFGNGRVEGVRFKDGTSIAADLVVMAVGIRPNVDLARRSGIAVNRGIIVNDYLETNVPHIYAVGECAEHRGVVYGLVAPLYEQGKVLAQVICGRKGKSYEGSVVSTQLKVSGVDVFSAGEFMDGEGTESIKLYDEARSVYKKVVVREGKIVGAVLFGDTSEGRKLLDMIQRGDSLEALSLSLLAPASSGGKESLVATMADTDVVCGCNGVTKGAICQAIAEHGLKTVAEVRDYTNASRSCGGCKGLVAELLEHMLGEEVNRYTVKETICGCTNLSREEVIAAIKEKRLMTVKEVMSVLGWKKEEGCSKCRPALNYYLGMLYPGEYDEEVESLFVNERLHANIQADGTYSVVPRMYGGVTTAEQLRKIADVAEKYNVPMIKLTGGQRIDLLGVKKEDLPRIWADLGMPSGYAYAKALRTVKTCVGKQFCRFGTQDSTGLGIRMEQTFERLKTPHKVKMAVSACPRNCAESGIKDVGVVGVEGGWEIYVGGNGGTHLRAADLLCTVKTEEEVMEMTGAFLQYYRESAHYLERTSKWVERVGLEHIREVLFDVEMRRALLERLHKALSATKDPWREIVENERLQQTLFCDLGDKEPVPVE